One uncultured Jannaschia sp. DNA segment encodes these proteins:
- a CDS encoding phage holin family protein, with product MKDDAHTDEPRAKSATGIIGDVLGHVSSLIRKEVDLARAEINDNLSRAGIAIGLLVGALVIALVALNVLAAALVAAITELGLDAGWSALIVGGLLAVVAFAMVAKGINDLKLSSLAPTRTVKNVRRDAEAVKETF from the coding sequence ATGAAGGACGACGCACATACCGATGAGCCGCGCGCCAAGAGCGCGACGGGGATCATCGGGGACGTGCTCGGTCACGTCTCGAGCCTGATCCGCAAGGAAGTCGACCTCGCCCGCGCGGAGATAAACGACAACCTGTCCCGCGCGGGCATCGCCATCGGCCTGCTCGTCGGGGCGCTGGTAATCGCCCTTGTCGCGCTCAACGTGCTGGCGGCCGCCCTCGTGGCTGCGATCACCGAGCTGGGGCTCGACGCTGGATGGTCCGCCCTCATCGTCGGTGGTCTGCTCGCGGTCGTGGCCTTCGCCATGGTCGCCAAGGGGATCAACGACCTCAAACTCAGCAGCCTCGCACCGACCCGCACGGTCAAGAATGTCCGTCGCGACGCCGAGGCGGTGAAGGAGACATTCTGA